Proteins co-encoded in one Acidobacteriota bacterium genomic window:
- a CDS encoding sigma 54-interacting transcriptional regulator produces KFLKAVEERRIRRVGGTRDREIDVRIVAATSRDLQSMVNSGSFRADPFDSLEYSTT; encoded by the coding sequence CAAAATTTCTAAAGGCGGTAGAAGAAAGGCGTATTCGTCGTGTCGGCGGGACGCGGGATCGAGAGATAGATGTTCGAATCGTAGCTGCGACTTCCAGAGATCTGCAATCGATGGTGAACAGCGGCTCATTCAGGGCGGACCCATTTGACTCGCTTGAATATTCTACAACTTGA